GAGATGAAGCGGCTTTATGTGGGCCCGGACGCACGCGGGACAGGGGCCGGCCGGGCGCTCGCCATCGCCGTCCTCGAGGCCGCGAAGACACTTGGTTACCGCGAAATGGTGCTGGATACGCTGACGCGTCTGAAGCCCGCACTCGCCCTTTATTATGATCTCGGCTTCAAGGACTGCGGGGCTTATTACGACAATCCCCTGCCGGGCGTCGTGTATCTGTCGAAACAGCTGGGGGAAGACGCCTAGACGTTAAGGCTCAGCCTTTGTCTTCGGCGAGGGTGTGGGCGACAATCGCATTGGCATGGCCATGCCCCATGCCGTGCTGGTCCTTCAGCATGGCAACAAGTTCCATATGCTTGGCCGGCTGAGCCGCGCGGACAATATCTTTCCAGTGGGAAATCGGCTGGCCGTACTTCTTCTCGATAGAAGGAAAATAGGACGCCGGGCCTTTGATCTTCTCTTCGCTCATGGCTGACGATTGCTCCCCGGATTCTGACAGGGTGACCTAGCGGTCGAGTTGTTCGCGCAGGGACTTGGCGCAGGCTGCTGCGATATCGGCCTGCAGGCGCAGCTGCGGCTTGCCGTTCCGTGCGGCTTCGCTCAGGCGGCGGATCGCATCGTCGAGCGTATCGAGCGTGGCGCGAAGGTCGTCCTGCGTCATCGGCTCGGGTGTCGGGGCTGGAGCCTGTGCCTGCGGCTGGGCCGGCGCTTGCTGCTGCACGGGACGCTGTTCAGCGGCCGGGGTGTCGATCGGGCGTGACGGTGGCACGTCATGCTTCAGCTCGGCCCTGAGCATGGCGAAGGTATCGCCCACATGCCGCTCAGTTTCGGCATTCACTGCCGGGCGATGTTCAGCATCTTCGTCCGCCTCATGGCGTGCGAGCGGCTGCATGCGCAGGCCGGCTGCCGCGGTGCGGGGCTGCGGCGTATCGCTTTCGTCTTCGTCCAGGAAAAGCGGGTCTGCGGCAGTGTTCGTGTCGCCGCGTACGGGTTCGTCGTCCTCCATGGGCATCACCGGGGTCAAAATACCCTCGTAGCCTTCGAAAACGCCACCGCAAGGGCTGAACAGCGGCGTGGCTTCCAGCGTCCAGTAGCGATGATGACTGTCGAGGTTCGACAGATAAAGCGGCGCATCATGGATGGCGCTGCGGCGCTGCAGGGCGCGTGCGATCGGGTGGCCAAGCTTGGCATTCAGGCCAAGCAGGTCCAGAAGCGAGGAGCCGACAACATCGTCAGCTTCAATATCAAGGATTTGAAGGCCCTTGGGCGAAACGGCGGCGATCAGGCCGTCACGGTCGCTCATGAAGGCCCAGCCGCCGGGGCCGGGGTCCGGCAGTTCCCGTACGATCTGGCGGATCGGTGTGGCGCGCGGCGTATCGCGAACCACATCTTCCTGATCCAGCAGGCGCAGTTCATCGCGGGCAGTGGCGTCTTCGTCGCCTTCGGCGGCGCGGGCGATCAGGTCTTCATCGGTGCGCAGAATGCGCAGGCGTGCTGGCGCCCGGCCACTGGTGTCCGGATGAAGCTGGGTGATGGTTGCAGCAAATTCCTGCGACGGGCGCTTGATGCCAAGGTCGTCGCGCCACAGGGCGAGGGTCGACTGGCTGTCGTTCGCGCGGGCGGTCGGCGTGGCGCGGGCAAGCGCGATCCAGACATTCGCCGAAAGATCGTTGCGGGCGGCCAGTTCCTGATGGTGCTCGCGGCCTGTGGTTTCAATCAGCGAGATCATGTCGTCTTCGCTGAAAGGCGCACGGCGCAAGAGATCGGAGACCAGATTGGCGCGGTCGCGGCTGATACGGCGCACCAGATCCATCGGCGGCTCGGAAAGGCCGGCCAGAAGGTCGGCAGCGGTGCGGCGGGTTTCGGGATCAACGTGGGGGATCAGGGCTTCAAGGACATCAAGCAGTTGCGTGCGTGTAGGCTCCCTCGACGGGGCCTTCCCCGTCAGGAACAGATCGACCAGATTGCGGAAGAGCGTAGTGCGGTCTTCGCCGTCCCGTTCCCGGGCGTACGCCACAAGCTCCCTGATCCGGTTATCAAGCGCGTTCATGTCGAACGCGGATGCTTTAGCCACCGTTGTTGCCCATTATCCACTGATACACGCACCCCCGGCCTTCTATGGGCCGGATGGCATGAAATAACGTCCCTTGATCTTTGCCCCGCACCCGTTACCGGATGTTCTGGTATTGGAATGCGGCACAGACCTGAGAATGAGGTATGGCTGCATTCGCACAGCAGGAAACAAGACCCTCTCCGGGGTGCTCGAATCACTGCTCGCGGTATTCTATACGAATAGGCCGGGTGTGCCAGCGCTTATAGCATGCCGAAACAAAATTATCCAATTTTGGAACTTTATTTCTTCCAAGCATATCGCTAGTATAGCCTTGTTTCCGGGGAGGCTACCCCGGCTGCCTCGGAAGGGTCTGAAAATCCGGGGCCTTTTGTTGTTATTTTACCTTATTTCAGGGAGTCACTGGCCATGGGGCGCGTCAAGCTCGACAGTGTTGACCGCAAGATTCTTTCTGTGCTGCAGGCCGAGGGCCGCATCACCAATGTGGATCTTGCCGAACGGGTAGGCATCACCGCGCCGCCCTGCCTGCGCCGCGTGCGCGCGCTTGAAGAAGAAGGCTATATTCAGGGCTTCCACGCCGATCTCAACAAGGAGATGCTGGGATATGGCCTGACCGTCTTTGCGATGGTTGGCCTGCACAGCCAGGCGGACAGCGACCTGAAGGCGTTCGAGCAACAGTGCCAGAGCTGGCCGCTGGTTCGCGAATGCTACATGCTGAACGGCGAGATCGACTTCATCCTGAAGATCGTGGCGCATGACCTGTCGTCGTTCCAGCAGTTCCTGACAAGCTCGCTGACCGCTTCGCCGAATGTAGCAAGCGTGAAGACGTCGCTGACGATCCGAACCTCTAAACAGCTGCCGGGTGTACCCCTGCCGCCGGTCGACTGAGCCGCGCCGTCAGCCCAAACAAAAAGCCCGCCGGTTTGGCGGGCTTTTGCGTTTCTGCGGCGGTGTCGCCTGATCAGATGAACTTCAGGTCGGTCAGTTCATAATAGCGCTCGCCCGAGGGGGTTTTCACCTCGATCTCGGCGCCGACATTGCGGCCGATCAGCGCGCGGGCGATGGGCGACTGGTAAGAAATCTTGCCGGCCTTCACGTCGCCTTCGTCCGCACCCACGATCTGGTAAACGACTTCCTTGTCGTCTTCGTCGATCAGGGTCACGGTGGCACCAAACACGACCTTATCGCCCGAAAGCGAGGTCGGATCGATCACCTGAGCGCGCGAAAGCTTGCCTTCCAGCTCGATGATGCGGCCTTCGATCAGGCCCTGGCGTTCCTTGGCGGCATGATATTCGGCATTTTCCGAAAGGTCGCCGTGTGCGCGTGCTTCCTCGATCGCCTGCACAACAGAGGGGCGTTCAACGCTTTTCAGAGTCTTGAGCTCGGCTTCCAGTCTCAGATAGCCGTCTCGCAGCATCGGTACTTTTTCGTTCATAGGGGTCCGTCCAACTGGCACAAGAATGCGATGTTTTCCGCGCGGCTTTCGGGGGCCTTCGCCCGCCCGCGCCGCTGCGCATCCGTCTCTTATAAAGCACTGCGCCGACCCCAAGGGGCCGGCGCAGAACTACACTTCTAGCGCAGAACGCTATTTCAGGCAAGGAAAAGAGCTTCGGGCGGTCGCCCGTCGCCGGGTATCAGGCTGCGGCGCCGGAAACCGGCGGGCGCGGGCTTTCGGCGAAGATGCTGGGGCGCAGCCAGTCAAAGAGGTTGCGGGTCAGGCTTGAGGGGCCGACAACCGAAAGATCGCCGTCCTTGACGGCAGACCGGTAGCTCCTGTCACCCATCCATACATCGGCCATGGTGCGCACGCTGGACGACAGGAAGACATCAACGTCCCTGCCGGGATCCTTGATGCACACTTCCACCGTGTCGCGGTTGACGACCAGCCACCAGTTCTTCTGGGTTTCATAGTCCGGGAATTCGAAGCGGATGACCGTTTCATTGCCGGGCAGGCTTTCGGGCATAATGCTGCGTTCCAGATAATACATCAGGAATTCGGCGTCATAATCGCTGTCACTGAGGTTTCGGCGCGCCCAGCACAGGCCCCATTCCCCCATGGCGACAAGGACGGGCAGCATCTCTTCGGCTGCCTTGCTCGGGAAATATTCAAAGCCGCGTTGGCCGCCGATCTGGCGCCGCACGACCATTCCCTGATCTTCAAGGGCCTTGAGGCGCGTGGTCAGAAGGGCAGGGGAAATGAGGCCAAGCCCGCGCTGCAATTCATTGAAACGCCGCGCCCCCATCAGAAGCTCGCGGATAATCAGGATGGTCCACTTTTCGCCAAGTATTTCGTTTGCCTTGGCAATCGGGCAAAATTGTCCGTAACGCACACCGGTTCTCCCCTTATGGGATGGCAACGATACTCAGAAAAGTGAAGTGGTCTACTATAGAATCTGTAGTGCGTTACTTCAATGCGTGAACTATCGACTGCGCCGCGGTTTCCATAAGGTCGCTTCATCGCCGGCAATCAGGCCAATGGTGGCTCGCCGGGATCAGGCAACATGAGGAGAAATCAAATGCCGCTCGTAACGATTGACGTGATCAAGGATGTGTTTTCGCCGGCCCAAAAGCGCCGTATGCTCGAGAATGTGACCGAAGCGATGATCGCCATTGAAGGCGAAGCCATGCGCCCGGTCACCTGGGTTCGTATTCAGGAAGTAGAGCAAGGCGATTGGGCCATCGGCGGCCAGCCACTGGCTGCACGCGATGTCCATGCATTGGCGAAAGGCGCCGCGTAAGCGGCGTCTGTTCCAGACGGGGGGAAGCCCGATGAACCATCAAAGCAAAACGATTGATCTTCAGGCGATCCTGGCCGAGCTTGGCCCCCGGTTCGCTGAACGCTCGGCAGCCCTTGAGGCGAGCGACAGTTTCGTGTTCGACAATTATGCCGAGCTCAAGATGCGCGGCGTGTTTTCCGCGCAGGTGCCGACCGATCTTGGCGGCGCTGGTGTGAAATATAGCGAGGTTGCGGCTTTCCTGCGCGGCCTTGCCGGATATTGCCCTTCAACCGCACTTGCCCTGTCGATGCACCAGCATCTGGTATCGGCGGCGTCCAAGAACCACCGGGACGGAAAGCCGGGTGCGGCGCTTCTGTCGAAGGTGCTGGAAGGCGAACTGGTGCTCGTCAGCACCGGGGCCAATGACTGGCTCGATTCCGGCGGCGAGGCGGTGAAGGTGGAAGGCGGTTATCGCATCAACGCTTTCAAGGCGTTTGCAAGCGGGTCGCCGGTGGGTGACCTTGCCATCACCTCCTGCGCCTTCAATTGCCCGGTGGACGGCCCTTCCGTCATTCACTTCCCGATGTCGCTGAAGGCAGAGGGTGTGAAGCTGATGGGCGACTGGGAAAGCATGGGCATGCGGGCAACCGGTTCGCAGTCCATCCAGTTCAAGGACGTGTTCGTGGCGGATGCAGCCGTCGGGATGAAGCGCCCGCGTGGGCCTTTCCACCCGGCCTTCGCAGTGATCGTATCGGTTGCCATGCCGCTGATCATGTCCGTCTATGTCGGGATCGCTGAAGCGGCGGCTGCCATTGCCCGCAAGCAGGCGTCTCGCCGGCCGGCTGATGCCGTGGCGGCGATCCAGCTGGGCGAGCTTGAAAACCTGCTGACCACGGCCCAGCTTGCCGTCGATTCCATGGTGGCACTGGCGGACGACCTGAAATTTGCGCCGAGTGCAGAGCTTGCAAGCCAGGTCCTTGTAAGGAAATCGATCGCTGCAAACCATGTGGTTGCGGCAACCGAAAAGGCGCTGGAGGTGGCAGGCGGTGCCGGTTTCTTCCGCAAGCACGGGCTGGAGCGGCTACTGCGCGATGTGCATGCGGGGCAGTTCCATCCGCTGCCAGAAAAACGCCAGCAGCTTTTCACCGGCCGTCTGGCAGCCGGATTGCCGCCGGTCGAAAGCTCCTTCGGCAACTGAAGAATTCCACAGCGAGGAAATGGAAAGGGCGGCCCTGACGGGCCGCCCTTTCTGCGCCGGTTGCCCCAAGGGCTTGCTTACCATTCCTTAAGCCAACTTCCCTAGCATTGTAACCGGGGGCAGGCAGGCGGAAGAGAAGGGGTTCGGGCATGGCGGTCGTGCGCAAGGCATTGGCAATGCTCCTTTGTACGTTCAGCGTGGCGGCGGAAGCTGGTGACAAGCTGGTGCAATGGACGGACACCAGCCTGACAGCGCTTTTCGGCACCAATTTCAAGGTGACAGGCGACGACGCCACAACACTGACGTTCGAACACGCCAGCGGCTGGTCCTTTGGCGATCTTTTCATGTTTGTCGATGTCACCGACTATCACGACAATCCGGTGCGGGGTGGCAGCTGGTACGGCGAATTTTCACCGCGCTTCAGCCTGAAGAAGGTGGGGCTCATTAACCTGCCGGACGATGGCTTCCTGAAAGACCTGACAATTGCCACCACATGGGAAAAGGGCAAGAACGGGGTCGAGGCGCTGCTCATCGGCCCCGGCACGTCACTTGCCGTACCCGGCTTTGCCTTCTTTCAGGTGAATGTCTATGCACGCAAGGATACCGGCAAGGGTGCGGGGTTTGAAGATGCGCAGGTGACCGTCAGCTGGCGCAAACGTTTCAGTATCGGGCAGCAGGAGTTTGTGATCGACGGCTTCGCCGACTATGTGATGGGCTGGGGGCCGCAGGCGGCCAACCTTCATCTGGTGCCGCAGGTGAAATGGGATATGGGAAAGGCGATGGGCCTTGGTGACCACCGCCTTTACCTTGGGTCTGAAATCGATATCTGGACCAACAAATTCGGCATCCCCGACAGTGGCGCCTTCCCGACCGACCAGCTGGGGCTGAACCTGATCCTGAAAGCGCATTTCTGAAACGAAAAGGGCGGCACCGGATGGGCCGCCCTTTCGCATTTCGGTATGATGTCTTCGCGTCAGTCGGCGAAGTCCTGCAGCCTGCGGACATCGAGCTTGCCGGCACGCACAGCGCGCAGGGCTTGTACGGCGGCGCGGGATGCGGCCATCGTGGTGAAGTAAGGTACCTTCATGGTAAGCGCGGCCTGACGAAGGCCGAAGCTGTCCTTGATGGCCTGCTTGCCTTCGGTGGTGTTGAACATCAGCTGCACTTCGCCGTTCTTCATGACATCGAGCACATGCGGGCGCTGGCCATCGCCAACCTTGAAGACCGACTTCACGGCAAGGCCGTTGTCATTCAGGTATTTGGCGGTGCCGGTGGTGGCAACCACGCCGTAGCCCATTTCCAGAAGGTCGCGGACGAGCGGCACAAGGGCGTGCTTGTCGCTGTCTTTCACGGACACGAAGACCTGGCCTTCTTCCGGCAGCTTCACGCCAACGGCGAGCTGGGATTTGTAGAAGGCCATCGCGAAGGTGCGGTCAATGCCCATCACTTCGCCGGTCGATTTCATTTCAGGGCCCAGAAGGACGTCGACACCCGGGAAGCGCGCCCATGGGATCACCACTTCCTTCACCGCCACATGCTCGGTGATCGGGTCCTTGAGCTGGAAGCTCGAAAGCTTGGCACCGGCCATCACCTGGGCGGCAATTGCGGCAATCGGGCTTGCCACAGCTTTGGCCACGAAGGGCACGGTGCGGCTGGCGCGCGGGTTCACCTCGATGAGGTAAACTTCGCCGTTCTTCACCGCGAACTGCACGTTCATCAGGCCAACCACATTGAGCGCTTTGGCCAGAAGCCGCGCCTGACGCTTGATCTCGTTCACGAGGCCGACGGGCAGGCTATAGGGCGGCAGCGAACAGGCGCTGTCGCCCGAGTGGATGCCCGCTTCCTCGATATGTTCCATGATGCCGGCGATATGAACGGTTTCGCCGTCCGAAAGCGCATCGACGTCGACTTCGATGGCGTCTTTGAGGAAACCATCCACCAGTACCGGGCTGCCTTCCGAAACCTGAACGGCTTCGTTGATGTAACGGCGCAGGCCTTCTTCGTCATGCACCAGTTCCATGGCGCGACCGCCGAGGACGTAGCTGGGGCGCAGGAGAACCGGGTAGCCGACCTCGGTTGCCACGGCGAGCGCTTCTTCAAGGCTGCGGGCGAGGCCGTTTTTCGGCTGCAGGAGACCAAGCTTGTTCACAAGCACCTGGAAGCGCTCGCGGTCTTCCGCAAGGTCGATGGCATCGGGGCTGGTGCCGAGGATCGGGATGCCGGCTTCCTCGAGCGCTTCGGCGAGCTTCAGCGGGGTCTGGCCGCCGAACTGCACAATCACGCCCTTCACCTTACCCTTTTGTTGCTCGGTACGGATGATCTCGATCACGTCTTCGGCAGTCAGCGGCTCGAAATACAGGCGGTCCGAGGTGTCATAGTCGGTGGACACGGTTTCGGGGTTGCAGTTGATCATGATCGTCTCGTACCCGGCGTCCGAGAGCGAGAAGCAGGCGTGGCAGCAGCAATAGTCGAACTCGATGCCCTGACCGATCCGGTTCGGGCCGCCGCCGAGGATCACGATCTTCTCGCGGTCGGTCGGCAGGGCTTCGCACTCGGCCGCTTCGCCGTCGGCGAAGGTCTCGTACGACGAGTACAGATACGGCGTTTTGGCGTCGAACTCGGCGCCGCAGGTGTCGATCCGCTTGTAGGACGGGCGAACGCCGACCGTGTGGCGGATGTCCATGATCTCGGTTGCCTGCTTGGCCGTCAGCTGTGCGAGGCGCGCGTCGGAGAAGCCAAGCATCTTCAGCGCGCGAAGCTCTTTCGCATCCTTCGGCAGACCTTCGGCTTTCAGCTTGTTCTCGGCCTCTACGATGCGGGCGATCTGGCGGATGAACCAGGGCTCATAAAGGCAGGCGGCGTTGATATCTTCAACCGTCATGCCCTCGCG
The Gimibacter soli DNA segment above includes these coding regions:
- a CDS encoding GNAT family N-acetyltransferase, with protein sequence MTALEIGAPRGPEEIAAARGLLVDYIAELDENLCFQGVDAELADYPGGYVALLVARLSGKVVGTVALKDRGEGRVEMKRLYVGPDARGTGAGRALAIAVLEAAKTLGYREMVLDTLTRLKPALALYYDLGFKDCGAYYDNPLPGVVYLSKQLGEDA
- a CDS encoding DUF4287 domain-containing protein, coding for MSEEKIKGPASYFPSIEKKYGQPISHWKDIVRAAQPAKHMELVAMLKDQHGMGHGHANAIVAHTLAEDKG
- a CDS encoding PAS domain-containing protein, yielding MAKASAFDMNALDNRIRELVAYARERDGEDRTTLFRNLVDLFLTGKAPSREPTRTQLLDVLEALIPHVDPETRRTAADLLAGLSEPPMDLVRRISRDRANLVSDLLRRAPFSEDDMISLIETTGREHHQELAARNDLSANVWIALARATPTARANDSQSTLALWRDDLGIKRPSQEFAATITQLHPDTSGRAPARLRILRTDEDLIARAAEGDEDATARDELRLLDQEDVVRDTPRATPIRQIVRELPDPGPGGWAFMSDRDGLIAAVSPKGLQILDIEADDVVGSSLLDLLGLNAKLGHPIARALQRRSAIHDAPLYLSNLDSHHRYWTLEATPLFSPCGGVFEGYEGILTPVMPMEDDEPVRGDTNTAADPLFLDEDESDTPQPRTAAAGLRMQPLARHEADEDAEHRPAVNAETERHVGDTFAMLRAELKHDVPPSRPIDTPAAEQRPVQQQAPAQPQAQAPAPTPEPMTQDDLRATLDTLDDAIRRLSEAARNGKPQLRLQADIAAACAKSLREQLDR
- a CDS encoding Lrp/AsnC family transcriptional regulator; translation: MGRVKLDSVDRKILSVLQAEGRITNVDLAERVGITAPPCLRRVRALEEEGYIQGFHADLNKEMLGYGLTVFAMVGLHSQADSDLKAFEQQCQSWPLVRECYMLNGEIDFILKIVAHDLSSFQQFLTSSLTASPNVASVKTSLTIRTSKQLPGVPLPPVD
- the greA gene encoding transcription elongation factor GreA, whose amino-acid sequence is MNEKVPMLRDGYLRLEAELKTLKSVERPSVVQAIEEARAHGDLSENAEYHAAKERQGLIEGRIIELEGKLSRAQVIDPTSLSGDKVVFGATVTLIDEDDKEVVYQIVGADEGDVKAGKISYQSPIARALIGRNVGAEIEVKTPSGERYYELTDLKFI
- a CDS encoding winged helix-turn-helix transcriptional regulator — encoded protein: MRYGQFCPIAKANEILGEKWTILIIRELLMGARRFNELQRGLGLISPALLTTRLKALEDQGMVVRRQIGGQRGFEYFPSKAAEEMLPVLVAMGEWGLCWARRNLSDSDYDAEFLMYYLERSIMPESLPGNETVIRFEFPDYETQKNWWLVVNRDTVEVCIKDPGRDVDVFLSSSVRTMADVWMGDRSYRSAVKDGDLSVVGPSSLTRNLFDWLRPSIFAESPRPPVSGAAA
- a CDS encoding tautomerase family protein; amino-acid sequence: MPLVTIDVIKDVFSPAQKRRMLENVTEAMIAIEGEAMRPVTWVRIQEVEQGDWAIGGQPLAARDVHALAKGAA
- a CDS encoding acyl-CoA dehydrogenase family protein, with protein sequence MNHQSKTIDLQAILAELGPRFAERSAALEASDSFVFDNYAELKMRGVFSAQVPTDLGGAGVKYSEVAAFLRGLAGYCPSTALALSMHQHLVSAASKNHRDGKPGAALLSKVLEGELVLVSTGANDWLDSGGEAVKVEGGYRINAFKAFASGSPVGDLAITSCAFNCPVDGPSVIHFPMSLKAEGVKLMGDWESMGMRATGSQSIQFKDVFVADAAVGMKRPRGPFHPAFAVIVSVAMPLIMSVYVGIAEAAAAIARKQASRRPADAVAAIQLGELENLLTTAQLAVDSMVALADDLKFAPSAELASQVLVRKSIAANHVVAATEKALEVAGGAGFFRKHGLERLLRDVHAGQFHPLPEKRQQLFTGRLAAGLPPVESSFGN
- a CDS encoding outer membrane protein OmpK, which codes for MAVVRKALAMLLCTFSVAAEAGDKLVQWTDTSLTALFGTNFKVTGDDATTLTFEHASGWSFGDLFMFVDVTDYHDNPVRGGSWYGEFSPRFSLKKVGLINLPDDGFLKDLTIATTWEKGKNGVEALLIGPGTSLAVPGFAFFQVNVYARKDTGKGAGFEDAQVTVSWRKRFSIGQQEFVIDGFADYVMGWGPQAANLHLVPQVKWDMGKAMGLGDHRLYLGSEIDIWTNKFGIPDSGAFPTDQLGLNLILKAHF
- the carB gene encoding carbamoyl-phosphate synthase large subunit, producing MPKRTDIKSILIIGAGPIVIGQACEFDYSGTQACKALREEGYRVILVNSNPATIMTDPELADATYVEPITPEVVEKIIEKEKPCAILPTMGGQTALNTALALEANGALKRHNVELIGATADAIDKAEDRERFREAMAKIGLDCPRSEIAHTMDEALAAMDKIGLPVIIRPSFTMGGTGGGIAYNKEEFVEIATKGLDASPTTEILVEESIVGWKEYEMEVVRDKADNCIIVCSIENVDPMGVHTGDSITVAPALTLTDKEYQIMRNASIAVLREIGVETGGSNVQFAVNPENGRLIVIEMNPRVSRSSALASKATGFPIAKIAAKLAVGYTLDELDNDITGVTPASFEPTIDYVVTKIPRFTFEKFPGAQAVLSTAMKSVGEAMAVGRSFPESLQKAMRSMETGLTGLNEVKFDDYVPGSGDYTPIRNDLRIAKPDRLLRIAQALREGMTVEDINAACLYEPWFIRQIARIVEAENKLKAEGLPKDAKELRALKMLGFSDARLAQLTAKQATEIMDIRHTVGVRPSYKRIDTCGAEFDAKTPYLYSSYETFADGEAAECEALPTDREKIVILGGGPNRIGQGIEFDYCCCHACFSLSDAGYETIMINCNPETVSTDYDTSDRLYFEPLTAEDVIEIIRTEQQKGKVKGVIVQFGGQTPLKLAEALEEAGIPILGTSPDAIDLAEDRERFQVLVNKLGLLQPKNGLARSLEEALAVATEVGYPVLLRPSYVLGGRAMELVHDEEGLRRYINEAVQVSEGSPVLVDGFLKDAIEVDVDALSDGETVHIAGIMEHIEEAGIHSGDSACSLPPYSLPVGLVNEIKRQARLLAKALNVVGLMNVQFAVKNGEVYLIEVNPRASRTVPFVAKAVASPIAAIAAQVMAGAKLSSFQLKDPITEHVAVKEVVIPWARFPGVDVLLGPEMKSTGEVMGIDRTFAMAFYKSQLAVGVKLPEEGQVFVSVKDSDKHALVPLVRDLLEMGYGVVATTGTAKYLNDNGLAVKSVFKVGDGQRPHVLDVMKNGEVQLMFNTTEGKQAIKDSFGLRQAALTMKVPYFTTMAASRAAVQALRAVRAGKLDVRRLQDFAD